A genomic segment from Anopheles maculipalpis chromosome X, idAnoMacuDA_375_x, whole genome shotgun sequence encodes:
- the LOC126558398 gene encoding protein shifted-like: MTETTTGQLQALVLVITFACTLLPPVVQSRQEYYYTYQDPYDDDLSLWINEQQVKIFSGVAMKIYAIDNGRVSPHIRDPNFSQYLPVIPSEVSSVNFTWKAGSKKYYYNFDRLMSVDENILKPPTISIKTSGRVPKNAKEFSVILPCSGNVSGIAMFSIGLLIQTRKGKPVPGTPLRIKLRKECAHRGVYERSSTLTSSSQGPDPECDKKCANKGVCNEDKICQCPEGYMGQYCQTALCYPQCMNGGNCTAPGTCSCPHGYQGRHCEGGICAEKCLNGGKCIQKDKCECTKGYYGLRCEYSKCVIPCLHDGKCRGVNKCRCKPGLSGDHCQIGRRQRSTCKRPCKHGVCQPNHTCACDSGWYGRLCNQREKKRRNTNGDGGGSARLPKKSA, from the exons ATGACTGAAACGACAACCGGACAACTGCAGGCACTGGTGCTGGTGATAACATTCGCCTGCACCCTACTGCCACCTGTAGTGCAGTCACGCCAGGAGTACTATTACACCTACCAGGACCCGTACGATGACGACCTGTCGCTGTGGATCAATGAGCAGCAGGTAAAGATCTTCAGTGGCGTCGCGATGAAGATCTACGCCATCGACAATGGGCGCGTATCGCCTCACATCCGGGATCCAAACTTTAGCCAGTATCTGCCAGTAATACCGTCCGAGGTGAGCAGCGTCAACTTCACCTGGAAGGCGGGCTCGAAGAAGTACTACTACAACTTCGACCGGCTAATGTCGGTGGACGAAAACATTCTAAAGCCGCCGACGATCTCGATCAAAACGTCCGGACGCGTACCGAAGAACGCCAAGG AGTTCAGTGTGATCCTGCCATGCTCCGGTAATGTATCGGGCATTGCAATGTTCAGCATTGGACTCCTGATCCAAACGCGGAAAGGCAAACCGGTCCCCGGGACGCCTCTCCGCATCAAACTGCGTAAGGAATGTGCACATAGAGGTGTGTATGAAAGATCTTCTACTCTAACATCTTCTTCGCAAG GACCCGATCCAGAGTGTGACAAGAAGTGTGCCAACAAGGGTGTCTGCAATGAGGACAAGATCTGCCAGTGTCCGGAAGGTTATATGGGACAGTACTGCCAGACCGCGCTCTGCTATCCGCAGTGTATGAATGGTGGGAACTGTACCGCACCGGGCACCTGTTCCTGTCCGCACGGTTACCAGGGTCGCCATTGCGAGGGAG gaaTCTGTGCGGAAAAGTGCCTGAACGGTGGCAAATGCATCCAGAAGGATAAGTGCGAATGCACCAAGGGATACTATGGACTGCGCTGCGAGTACT CTAAGTGTGTTATACCGTGTTTGCACGATGGAAAGTGCCGAGGCGTGAACAAGTGTCGCTGTAAGCCGGGACTAAGCGGAGACCACTGTCAGATTGGGCGCCGGCAACGATCAACCTGCAAGAGACCGTGCAAACACGGCGTCTGTCAGCCGAATCATACCTGCGCGTGCGATAGCGGATGGTATGGGCGGCTATGCAATCAGC GTGAGAAGAAGCGCCGCAACACCAACGGAGACGGTGGTGGCTCAGCGAGACTGCCAAAGAAATCGGCGTAA
- the LOC126562907 gene encoding rab11 family-interacting protein 5, which produces MWSPTHIQVTVQRAKGLLIKGKGGTNNCFVIIALGKEKYQTSIKQKAPDSVMWNEECELQIPTQGNQAQLVLTALHHNSVGMDEFLGRVVLPLNEMEVYERPRARWYKLESKDREKKKEKDRGELEVRISFTVKAGSLTDLSKKEKSKSSISNLASSVGGSLLSIGAIEKRKGLKKIAKSIGSKMHISGLGKKESRKERDGGDDSSMYSGSNSSLAGMGVGSATPSTASSLHPSSGGRQSEQTFGDADPGVISEDEDEFVLDNLSHKSSNGSLNLRAARTSAPVVTSTPLTLGSTPAACPERDSETPVVATGKKVDEWEKKLYGKHIGNTDSLKRRSWESSRVMLSSRREETEQELEAGERQDQAAGEQQQRGHSVTAPTSPELEGKANHHQNTASTKAPTPKPLPRAGSQDIVGRQSPTVPVIQLEGKPEKESFTKKLKHLVKEHRGGGGHHRADSLENLSSSTVGVASVMVGSHKKHGSKQLGTADQRIIIGVENGEQMAAAAAAASQRQSKLAHVSPETLAKYEGKTREEVIKIAHTLENEVHYQKQKVKELEDYLDSLLLKVMECHPKILQNPYQKAAQRKGKGVR; this is translated from the exons ATGTGGAGTCCAACGCACATTCAAGTGACAG TGCAACGCGCCAAAGGGCTACTTATCAAGGGTAAGGGCGGCACAAACAACTGCTTCGTCATCATCGCGCTCGGCAAGGAGAAGTACCAAACGTCCATAAAACAGAAGGCCCCTGACTCGGTGATGTGGAATGAGGAATGTGAGCT ACAAATCCCGACGCAAGGCAACCAGGCACAGCTGGTACTGACCGCGCTCCATCACAACAGCGTCGGGATGGACGAGTTTCTCGGGCGCGTTGTTCTACCGCTAAACGAGATGGAAGTGTACGAACGGCCCCGTGCCCGCTGGTACAAGCTCGAGAGCAAGGATCgcgaaaagaagaaggagaaggatcGGGGCGAGCTGGAGGTGCGCATCTCGTTCACGGTAAAAGCCGGCTCGCTGACCGATCTGAGCAAGAAGGAGAAGAGCAAGAGCTCGATCAGCAATCTCGCGTCCAGCGTGGGCGGTTCGCTGCTGAGCATCGGCGCGATCGAGAAGCGCAAAGGGTTGAAAAAGATTGCCAAATCGATCGGTTCGAAGATGCACATTTCCGGGCTGGGAAAGAAGGAAAGCCGGAAGGAGCGGGACGGCGGGGACGATTCGTCGATGTACAGTGGGAGCAATTCGAGTTTGGCGGGCATGGGTGTTGGTAGTGCAACACCGTCTACCGCCTCCTCGCTACACCCATCGTCCGGTGGACGACAGTCGGAGCAAACTTTTGGCGATGCGGATCCGGGCGTCATCAGCGAAGACGAGGATGAGTTTGTGCTGGACAATTTGTCGCACAAGAGCTCGAACGGTTCGCTGAACTTGCGTGCGGCGCGAACGAGCGCCCCGGTGGTAACATCGACACCGCTCACCCTCGGCTCCACACCGGCCGCTTGTCCGGAACGGGATAGCGAAACGCCGGTGGTGGCGACcggcaaaaaggtggacgaaTGGGAAAAGAAACTGTACGGGAAGCACATCGGCAATACCGATTCGCTGAAGCGTCGGAGCTGGGAAAGTTCGCGGGTGATGCTCTCGTCACGGCGCGAAGAAACGGAGCAGGAGCTGGAAGCGGGTGAACGGCAGGATCAAGCTGCtggggagcagcagcagcgcggCCACTCCGTCACGGCACCCACATCGCCCGAGCTGGAGGGTAAAgcgaaccaccaccaaaacacTGCCAGCACCAAAGCACCAACACCGAAACCATTGCCCCGTGCCGGTTCCCAAGACATCGTCGGCCGACAGTCACCGACCGTACCGGTGATCCAGCTCGAAGGCAAACCGGAAAAGGAAAGCTTCACCAAGAAGCTGAAACACTTGGTAAAGGAGCACcggggtggtggtggccaCCATCGGGCCGATTCGCTGGAGAATCTTTCGTCCTCCACGGTAGGGGTTGCCAGTGTGATGGTGGGGTCGCACAAGAAGCACGGTTCGAAGCAGCTCGGTACGGCGGACCAGCGCATCATTATCGGTGTCGAGAATGGGGAGCAGATGGCGGCGGCAGCGGCCGCTGCCTCCCAGCGCCAGTCCAAGCTGGCACACGTGTCGCCGGAAACGCTCGCCAAGTATGAGGGTAAAACGCGCGAGGAGGTTATCAAGATAGCGCACACGCTCGAGAACGAGGTGCACTACCAGAAGCAGAAGGTGAAGGAGCTGGAGGACTATCTCGACAGTTTGCTGCTCAAGGTGATGGAATGCCATCCGAAGATACTGCAAAACCCGTACCAGAAGGCGGCACAACGAAAAGGTAAGGGTGTGCGCTAG